AGTTTCCTTCCACCATCAGTTTCAAAGATCTTATTTGAGCAGAGACGCCGAGAACATCTCCAGCTTCGTGATCCAAAAAGAGATTCTTCATATTAGGATGCTGAACTTTGTAAATCATATAATCTGTGAATTCCCCTGTATCATATGTTCTTCTGTTTTTTTCTATTTCTATTCCGAATATGTTAATCTTATTTTTAATTTTTATATCACCCCTGATTCGTTTTGATTATTATACTACTAATATGTCTGAAATCATATGATTTTAGTTAAAAAATGATAAAGATAAATGGCAACGTAGTTGACGAGGAGGATTCAGCTTTTTTTGGTTTCAATGCCAACGGCTTTCCAATTGATTTCTTAAACTTGACGCACAAGATAAGCTCTTAATTCGACTTGCATAATTTGGGGCTGTTGATTATATTTCGATCACTTCAACACGAAAGCCTGTATAATTGAATGTGAAAAATCCAAAAAGGAGGCAAAATATGGAATTTCTAAACGTTCCACTTCCTCAAAGTGTTTTAAAGCAAGAAGGCAATGGAAATTTTGAAGAAGCTTTGCAAATCGTAAATTCGCTTTTGAAAAAAGACCTTCCAGCGATGCTGAGAAAAAGGCTTGAATACGAACCTGAAAGAATACGAAGGCTTATCGAAGATTATCCTTACAACGAAAAAGAGGCAAAAGAGAAGCTATCTTTCATGGGAGTTTCAGAAGATGAGTTCGAAAATCTTTTGAAAACAGGGGATATTGATTACATAATTGTTGAAGGAAAAAAGAAATTTGAAAGGAGATTCTTGGAAAACTTCGCTTTCAAATTCCCCAAATACAAAAAACATGACGACGAACGCGAGGAAATAACCAAGTTGGTGAATGAAAGAATAGACGAATTGCTAAACGGAGATAAGCCTAAAAGGTACAAGGTAGGCGCCGAGATAAGCGTAACCCTCACAAAAGATTATAAGGATGAGAAGTTAAGATGCTGGCTTCCAATTCCCAAGGTGGAAAATCCTTTAGAAAGCTTGGATTTTGTGAAATGCGAAGGCGGTGAAGGCGACTGTAAGATCTCCCCAGAAAATTCTCCAAGCAGGACGGTGTATATGGAAGGTTCCGCAAAGGCTGGTACAACTTTCAAGGTGAAATTTGAATACGTCTTGCACGAACAGATCAATCATGTGGATCCTGACAAGGTGAAAGAATCTCACAAACAAGCCGAATTTTTGAAGGAAAAGCCTCCGCACATCATCTTCAGCAAATATCTTGTGAATTTAACGAAAGAAATTGTGGGGAATGAAAAGAATCCCTATCTCAAGGCCAGAACAATTTACGATTGGATGACAAGAAACATAGCGTATTCGTACATGAATCCATACTCGATCTACGATGGATCACTTGCTGAGTTCGCGGCGGTTAATTTGCGTGGAGATTGTGGTGTGAAAGCCTTGCTTTTCATCACGATGTGTAGAATAGCGAATATTCCGGCAAAATGGCAATCTGGATGGTTTATTTCTCAGAAAGGGGCAAGTCCACACGATTGGGCGTATTTTTACGTCGAACCTTACGGATGGCTACCGGCAGATCTTTCTTTTGGCGGTGCAAGAAAGGATAACGAAAAGAGAAGAAAATTTTACTTTGGTAATATGGACGCTTTCAGAATGGTGGCAAATTCGGAGTTCATGGCTCCTTTTTATCCACCAAAAAAGCATGTTCGATCTGATCCCTACGACAACCAAGTGGGAGAATTGGAAACGAAAAGTCAGAATATCTATTACGATGGATTTAGTTATGAGATAAAAGTTCCCAAATTCGAAGAACTTGGGAACATGTTTACCTAAAACCATTTAGCGTTTATTTATCAATAGTTCGCAACGTTAAGAAAACTTTTATTTCAAGACCTGATCCTGATTTTGTTGACGGGACCAAGTTGTTTATTTCTCTGATCCCCAATAGAAAAATTGTATGCTTTTATTTGGTAGAGCTACGGAGCTTGAAACCGCAACTAAAACTTTTCCGTTTTTCTTATGGTAAGCTAAAAGCCCACTTTCTATTTTCATCTTTTGTATTTTTTGCACAGTTCCCAATTTGTTTAAGTTTTCATCGTATACAACGAAACCACCTTTTTCATCACTTATCCACAAATTTTTAGCAAAAGTGAATATTTTATCTCCGGATACTTGAATCTTCTTCAAAGTTCTTCCAGATTGTTCGAATTTGTATAAGAAGTTTCTTCCAAACCCATCATTACCAACAACGTATATGTCATTGCTCAAAACAGTCAAACTTTCTGGATGATGAACAAGATAATACTCATTTTTACTGAGAAAAACATCTGCTTTTTTTGGTGAATCGACTTTATATATTGGCATTTTGAATTTTTGTAAGATTTTTCCATTCATGTTGTAGATCATCACTTCATCTTTTGTCCCATCGGTCACATATATTTTGGAATTAAAAACTTTTATGTCTGTAGGATATGCCAGATCGCCAAATTCGTTCATTAATTTTCCGGAAAGATTGAAGACCAGGATGTTTTGATTCTTTTTGCGTGATTCGATATCAACATAGTAAGTGTTCCCTTTTTTCTCTTCTTTCTTTATGTAACCTCTCGTACTGTAAGCGACAAATATTTCATCATTCGCAACCGACATTCCACTGTAATAAGGTATTGCATGTGTTGCCGTACTTTCAACATTTTTAACATTCCACAGGGACCAATAATTTTTTAGCGTGCCATCGTAGCTGTAAACATCCAATTCTCCGTCTTTTGATAGGATAATTACACTACTTGTACTCATGGCGATATCCGAAATGCCACAAGATGGGGATTCAAACTTTGGAGATTGCCAAATATCATTTGCCACTTCGAAACTTTCGTTCAAAAAGTTAAAAGCGAATGCCAATGTGAATATGCTGAATGTTAAAATCACTCCCGTTAGAAGTTTTCTCATTTTCTCCCCTCCATTAGGCTTAATCTTTTACTTTCTAAGCCTTACAACAAGAATCCTTCCATTGGCGCATTGAACACCAAGAAGGTTGTTTTGATCTACATCCAATTTCACAGTATCAATCACCTTTTTTGTGAGAGTGTTGAATACAATCAAAGTGGAAGTGCTTCCATCCACAAATCCAGCTACATCATTTGAAATGAAGAAAGGTGAAGAAATGTAATACCATCCAATTCTAGACGATGGTTCAATTTTTGAAAACGCGTAATCGTCACCATTTTTCACGGCTATTATGAATTCTTTCTTTGAATTTCCAAAACAAATGCTCCTATTTTTGTTCCATGCACTGTTCGACATGGCTAACGTTGGCCATTCTACATTTTTGTACAGTAGCTTAATTTTTCCATTTTCCAGGTTCACAATGTAAATGGCTGTTTTCCCATTTTTATATTCGCTATACGTTACTTCTTTCCCATCATTGGAAAAGACGGGACTAGATATGAAAGCATCTTTAAGGTCCAGCACTTTCTTGATTGTTTTGTTTTTATAGTTGTACAAGAACAATTGGCCCTTTACGCTTATATTTACTACGTTGGATGTTGTAGAGGCAACCAAATTTTTAAATGTTGCAATGATGAGTGTATTTTTAAATATGTCCACACCGTTTACAATGTCAAAAGCCTCTTTCATGGGAATGTGCACATCTTTTATTTCGTTTTTGGGATTTATAACGTACAAATTCAAAGGAGAGCTTTCTTTAAGGACAACCATATTTCCATACGGATCGGTGTTCACATAGAACTCAGAAGCTTTTCCATGGAATCCCCATTCTGAAAGGTCTTCATACACAAGAGGATGTGATTCAAGTGAAGAAGTGATTGTGCTGAGGGTCGTTTGGTATCCAGAACTTACGATAGTTTCGTAGAAATCAATGGGTGGTCCATAAGGTTTAAAAATTGCAGAATTATCATCAAGTTGCACTATTTCCCCTTTTTGATATTTGTAGTAGTAATCTTTAGTGATGTATCTCCTGTAAACTCCGAAAGTTTTGAAAGGAGGAATTTCAATTTTAAACGTATTTACACCTTGAGATGTACCATTTGCTTTCTGACCAAGGAATATCAAGCCTATAGGTATTGGTGTATGCCATTGCCATTTTGTCGTTTCAGTAGATGTGTAAGTAAATGGTAAAGGGTTTGATGAATAGTTTGACTTGGTGAAAATCAAATGCCATTCTCCTGTGGCTACAATGGATGAACCTACGGACCAAAATTTGTACTTGTTTGGATAAATGCTCTGGATCTTATTCGCCATTATCAAGGATGATATAACTACCAAAAGCATAGCGAAAACGGTGGCAAACTCAATTTTCTTTTTCAAAATTCTCATCTCCAATATACTTTCTTTAAACATACAGATTACTCTTATTGACTCACATTGTGCGTCAATGTTGCAAAGTATTTCAAAAAAGGATTAAACTTCACCCTCGAAGTACTTGTCAGAACATATGAGCGTGCCTCATATTTTGAATTGTAAGATGGAAAGAAGAGCGAATCCGTTCTGACAGGACTTCGAAAAAAATTGTCTTTTGTAATGTTCACGCATAACATGAGTTATTGATTGTATATCGATGAACATACCATCAATAAACTTAACACTTGCAACACCTCTCTAATGCTTTTCTTTGCTTTTTTCGACAAAAGCTTCAAAAAATTCTTTTGCACAACGTGAGTAATCATTATGCTTCAAGATTCATTTGCTAAATACAACCTGCGATATGTAATTTTTCATACTCAATATATACATCTTGCTTAAGAGATCGGAGAATGCTGTTTCGTCTAATTTTGCATATTTAAGATCCGATAACTCCTTTTTCACATCGTAATGCTTTCCCCATTTTGCGATAAGATAACTTTCAAGGGCCTTGATTGGCATGAAAAAGCCTTGCAAAAGTTTTACGTTATCCATAAAAGCCGGATTTGATAACTTGTTGACAAGATATTCGACACCCTTTTCAACGATGGAGTTTGTTGCAGGGACACCGCATTTTAAGAGAGAATAAACATTCATGGCTGTTAATTCTATATTTTCGAATTGAGAATCTTTCGCATTCGAATTTTGGGAACTGTCCAACACGCTAACATCCCATGAGCCATTATTTTTTTGAGAATTTTCAACTTCTTCAATTGCTTTTTTAATAGATGAATTCTCCAAAAGGTTACCGGCATTACTTTTTAAGTATTTCATCTCTGCCGATCTTACTTTTTCTCCGTATCCATTCAAAAGGATATCGTTTATTTGAGCTTGGGCATAGAGTGCTATCATCGCGCTCCTTGCGTTCCTTTCGTTGTCGTAAACATTTAATACCGTTTGCGATAGGTTTTTATATAAATTTGCCAGCGTGCCTGGAAGCATATCATCTATGTCTGCCTGATTAATCTGAGCACCAGCTCGCATTCTGTTTAGTGTCCTCACAAGCTCTTTTTTATTTGAATATTTCACTACGTTTAGTATGAAAGATATTCGTGAAAGCATCCCAGCTGGATGGTTTATAGAAGAACTTTTTGAGGTTTTAGGTAGAAGCATCGCGGATAAAAGGTAATCTCTCACAAGCTCATTTTTCAAAAACTGAGCACAATTCGAAAGGTTAAGTTTAGTTTTACCTTGTAAAATCAAAATAACATCTAGCGAAGAATAAGAGAGATTTTCGTTGGAAAGTTGATAATTCTCATCTAAAAATTTTATTCCATTAGCAAATGCTGAAGTGTTTGTTGGGAATCCAAGCTGCCTCAATTGGTAAAGAGTCATGAACGTGGAGAACAAAGGAATTTGCTTGTCTTTCCCATTCCTTCCAAGCAAGAAAGCGCCATTTGTTGCCTGCTTGCTGAGAACATACGTGTAAACGCCGTTTACCGTGCCAACTATTTGTTGATAAGGAATTGACGAGGCAAAGATTGAAATCGAAAAGCACAACATCACACCGATCAGAAAAAATTTGAACCATTTAGACATTCCTATCCCTCCTTGCTTTGACATTATCGCCAAATAAAACTCTGAATTATTGTGGTGGTTTCTCTCCTGATGAAAGCAACGGACTAAATTCGAATTGCTTATCCATTCCAGAATACACCAATCCATTCAATATGCCAACATACAGAGTTCCAAGCCTTTGAGATAACATTTTGATGCGAACATTCTCGATAGTCAGTTGTTGGCGCAATTCTTTTGAAATGTTGATTTCCTTGTTCCATCTGTATTTTGCATATTCATTCAGTGCATTCATGGTGATAATTGTTACATCTAGCCACGGATAGAATTTGGAGCTCCAATATCCATTCTTTGATTGGCTGTTTATTAAAAATTCAACAGCTCTTTCAAGAGAAGTATTTGTCGCCGGAACTCCCATTCTAAGAAGAGATATCACAGCTTCGGAAGTAACGAAAACTTTTCCCAACCCGGGTTCTCTATAGAACCTAACAAATTCTTTATTTTCCTCCTTGAGTACCTGTGGCTTTGGAAGAGGCTTTGTTATTCCACCCCAAGAGCCATCTGTTGCCTGAGAAGTCATGATGTACTTTATCGTTTCTTTAACCGCCTGCATGTCCTCATCTTTTTTTATCCCATACATCGTCATGTTTTTTAAAACTTCATCTTTGACGTTAAATTTTCTCTCAAGCATGCTGAATTTGTTGTTCAGTTCGCTTAAGTAATACAAAGCTTCGATACTTACTCCAACAGTTCCACCATGAGGATTTGGAATCTTTGGAAGCCATATTCCATCTCCAACGTAACTGGCCATCAGATATTTTCTCAGAACGACGTATATCGAAGTTAGGATATCTGCAATTTGTTTATCGTTCATCTTGACTTTGAAGTTTGTAGGGGAAAGATCAAACAGATTTTCCTTTTCCACAAATGGCAAAATGTTTATCACTTTCAACGCGAAGTATCTTGATAGTAGCTTTTGGTATTTGTCGTAAGCGGGAATCTCTAAAGTCGTAACGTATTTCAGCGGTTCGTACGAGTGTTTTAAATAATTATCTAAGATGATATTGCGTGCAAGATTGGCACAGGTGGAAAGTTTAAGCCCGAAAACATTTTGAATCCATAGAAAATCGGGCAACATCTGAGATTGTGTCTCTCCCACTGTTGGAACATTGCTATTTGTCGTGTAAGTAGATAGTTGGGTAACGAAATTCACAGCTCTAACGAAGGCATGAGTGTTTGTTGAAAGTCCCAACGAATACATCGACTTTAAAGAAAATGCGGTTTCGTCCAGAAGAATGCCGGTTTGCAACGGAAATTGAGAGGCATGTATCCAAGGATGGATTGGCTTTGGATTTGGCATATGAGAAATCTTTTCCATGTAAGGCGGTATCTGAAAGGCACCGTTTGCTAATTGGTTAGACAAGAGGTAATCAGTCGC
Above is a genomic segment from Mesoaciditoga lauensis cd-1655R = DSM 25116 containing:
- a CDS encoding transglutaminase-like domain-containing protein; translated protein: MEFLNVPLPQSVLKQEGNGNFEEALQIVNSLLKKDLPAMLRKRLEYEPERIRRLIEDYPYNEKEAKEKLSFMGVSEDEFENLLKTGDIDYIIVEGKKKFERRFLENFAFKFPKYKKHDDEREEITKLVNERIDELLNGDKPKRYKVGAEISVTLTKDYKDEKLRCWLPIPKVENPLESLDFVKCEGGEGDCKISPENSPSRTVYMEGSAKAGTTFKVKFEYVLHEQINHVDPDKVKESHKQAEFLKEKPPHIIFSKYLVNLTKEIVGNEKNPYLKARTIYDWMTRNIAYSYMNPYSIYDGSLAEFAAVNLRGDCGVKALLFITMCRIANIPAKWQSGWFISQKGASPHDWAYFYVEPYGWLPADLSFGGARKDNEKRRKFYFGNMDAFRMVANSEFMAPFYPPKKHVRSDPYDNQVGELETKSQNIYYDGFSYEIKVPKFEELGNMFT
- a CDS encoding TolB family protein, coding for MKKKIEFATVFAMLLVVISSLIMANKIQSIYPNKYKFWSVGSSIVATGEWHLIFTKSNYSSNPLPFTYTSTETTKWQWHTPIPIGLIFLGQKANGTSQGVNTFKIEIPPFKTFGVYRRYITKDYYYKYQKGEIVQLDDNSAIFKPYGPPIDFYETIVSSGYQTTLSTITSSLESHPLVYEDLSEWGFHGKASEFYVNTDPYGNMVVLKESSPLNLYVINPKNEIKDVHIPMKEAFDIVNGVDIFKNTLIIATFKNLVASTTSNVVNISVKGQLFLYNYKNKTIKKVLDLKDAFISSPVFSNDGKEVTYSEYKNGKTAIYIVNLENGKIKLLYKNVEWPTLAMSNSAWNKNRSICFGNSKKEFIIAVKNGDDYAFSKIEPSSRIGWYYISSPFFISNDVAGFVDGSTSTLIVFNTLTKKVIDTVKLDVDQNNLLGVQCANGRILVVRLRK